From Mesorhizobium australicum, a single genomic window includes:
- a CDS encoding response regulator transcription factor, protein MQPQVAQFPRIRLVLVERNQLVLSALQHIFAHDDRFELTGHVESGQAFLEMIEINRANFDIAIISSKLADMNAAKLLTELRHREVGIRIVIFSNDIGILKQCLHLGAHGFCYQFDDPAVLLDTLIAVAHGHLCIPHTDMAKIHETPLSTLTPREIELLGVLANGWTNLQIATRMGISENTVKYHLRNLYDKIGVHNRAAAVALFFAGIQR, encoded by the coding sequence ATGCAGCCACAAGTGGCGCAGTTTCCACGAATTCGTCTGGTGCTCGTCGAACGCAATCAGTTGGTGCTATCGGCATTGCAGCACATATTCGCTCACGATGACCGGTTCGAACTGACTGGTCACGTAGAAAGCGGCCAAGCCTTTCTCGAAATGATCGAAATCAATCGGGCGAATTTCGATATTGCCATTATCAGCTCCAAATTAGCTGACATGAACGCTGCAAAACTGCTGACGGAACTGCGACACCGGGAGGTTGGGATACGCATCGTCATTTTCTCAAACGACATCGGAATCCTCAAGCAGTGCTTGCATCTCGGCGCCCACGGCTTCTGTTACCAGTTCGATGATCCTGCAGTACTGCTAGATACGTTGATCGCAGTGGCTCACGGCCATCTTTGTATCCCGCACACCGACATGGCCAAAATCCATGAAACACCGTTATCAACATTGACGCCGCGTGAAATTGAACTGCTCGGCGTTCTGGCGAACGGATGGACCAACCTACAAATCGCAACCAGAATGGGTATCTCCGAGAACACGGTCAAATACCATTTAAGGAATCTCTATGACAAAATCGGCGTCCATAACCGGGCCGCCGCAGTTGCCTTATTCTTTGCTGGTATCCAACGTTAA
- a CDS encoding formamidase, with protein sequence MSGLGGLNKSPNGVVLGLVQLQLPNVATKEDLNAQTDKIVSMVKKARNNMPSMDLVVFPEYSLHGASMDTNPEIMCSLDGPEVAAFKRACLDNKIWGCFSIMEMNPDGNPYNSGIIIDDRGKIQLYYRKMHPWVPVEPWEPGNIGIPICDGPNGSKLALIICHDGMFPEMARESAYKGANIILRTAGYTAPIRHAWHITNQANAFCNLAYTASVCMAGTDGTFNSMGEGMIVNFDGQPIVTGNGIPDEIITAEVRPDLCDEARRLWGVENNIYQFGHRGFVAVKDGAQDCPYTYMRDLIEGRYALQWESAVVVTDGTGCGFALPNRRYESARKQP encoded by the coding sequence ATGAGCGGTCTTGGTGGGCTTAATAAATCTCCGAATGGTGTCGTGCTTGGCCTTGTACAGCTTCAGTTACCGAATGTAGCAACAAAGGAGGATCTTAACGCACAGACTGACAAGATCGTTAGCATGGTTAAGAAGGCACGCAACAATATGCCATCGATGGATTTGGTTGTGTTTCCTGAATATTCGCTACATGGCGCATCAATGGATACCAATCCTGAAATTATGTGCTCGCTTGATGGACCAGAGGTAGCAGCCTTCAAAAGGGCTTGCCTCGACAACAAGATTTGGGGATGTTTCTCCATTATGGAGATGAACCCGGACGGTAATCCATACAATTCGGGGATTATCATCGATGATAGAGGTAAGATTCAGCTCTATTATCGCAAGATGCATCCATGGGTTCCCGTGGAGCCATGGGAGCCAGGTAACATTGGAATCCCGATTTGCGACGGACCAAATGGCAGCAAACTTGCTCTTATCATTTGCCATGATGGTATGTTCCCTGAAATGGCTCGAGAATCTGCGTATAAGGGGGCGAATATCATCTTGCGTACCGCTGGATATACCGCTCCAATCCGACACGCTTGGCATATAACCAATCAAGCCAATGCCTTTTGTAATCTCGCTTATACAGCCAGTGTTTGCATGGCAGGTACTGATGGCACCTTCAATTCAATGGGTGAAGGAATGATTGTTAATTTTGACGGTCAACCGATCGTGACTGGCAATGGCATACCAGATGAAATTATTACGGCCGAAGTGCGCCCCGATCTATGCGACGAGGCTCGACGCCTATGGGGTGTAGAGAACAACATCTATCAATTTGGTCACCGCGGATTTGTAGCGGTGAAGGACGGTGCGCAGGATTGTCCGTACACGTATATGCGTGATTTGATTGAGGGCCGTTACGCTCTTCAGTGGGAGAGCGCGGTTGTGGTCACAGATGGTACCGGTTGCGGTTTCGCGCTTCCTAACCGCCGCTATGAGTCCGCCCGAAAGCAGCCGTGA
- the gcvT gene encoding glycine cleavage system aminomethyltransferase GcvT yields MKKTPFYDSGLEYGAKMVELFGYYLPWEYGAGHTKEHLGTREGVSVCDLDYMAEFVIEGPDALGFIQMLATNDFSKKTVGSVQYTAMCDENGLMIDDCTIWCMAQNKYMIISGSEDDYEWVSKQAKSYNVTVTNVTDEHTTLAVQGPMANRVLQQLTDIDLSTLGYYRFRPAKISGIECLVARMGYTGEAGFELHFASKDGATIWNLVMNAGKQHNIVPCAQAALESLRQEAGYLLVGKDHDRKTNPFEAGIGFTVKFSKEDFIGKAALQKIAREGVKRRMVWLDIPSGDVAETGDKIFVGDVEVGAVTSGSFSPTRKRGTAMAYINPRHAVPSLDVQIALANGKKASAKLSVMPLYDPGDTRTKSFA; encoded by the coding sequence ATGAAAAAGACTCCATTTTACGACAGTGGCCTTGAATATGGGGCCAAAATGGTTGAGCTCTTTGGCTACTACCTGCCTTGGGAATACGGCGCCGGACACACGAAAGAGCATTTGGGAACGAGAGAGGGTGTGTCCGTATGCGATCTCGATTACATGGCCGAGTTCGTTATCGAAGGGCCGGACGCGCTTGGCTTCATCCAGATGCTCGCAACCAACGATTTCTCCAAGAAGACCGTTGGCTCGGTGCAGTACACAGCCATGTGTGACGAGAACGGCCTGATGATCGACGATTGCACTATCTGGTGCATGGCCCAGAACAAGTACATGATCATCAGTGGCTCTGAGGACGACTATGAATGGGTGTCGAAACAGGCCAAGAGCTATAATGTTACGGTAACCAATGTCACCGACGAGCATACGACGCTTGCCGTGCAAGGGCCGATGGCCAATCGTGTGCTCCAGCAGTTGACGGACATCGATTTGTCGACGCTTGGCTACTATCGTTTCCGGCCGGCGAAAATCTCGGGCATCGAATGCTTGGTTGCGCGCATGGGTTACACGGGTGAGGCGGGCTTCGAACTCCATTTTGCATCGAAAGATGGGGCGACCATCTGGAATCTGGTCATGAATGCCGGCAAGCAGCATAATATAGTTCCATGTGCTCAGGCCGCACTGGAGAGCTTGCGTCAGGAGGCCGGATATCTCCTGGTGGGAAAAGATCACGATCGCAAAACCAATCCTTTCGAAGCTGGCATCGGGTTCACCGTGAAGTTCTCCAAAGAAGACTTCATCGGAAAAGCCGCCTTGCAGAAAATCGCGCGCGAGGGAGTAAAGCGGCGGATGGTTTGGCTTGATATCCCGTCCGGTGACGTGGCTGAGACGGGAGACAAGATCTTCGTCGGTGATGTTGAGGTCGGTGCTGTAACCAGTGGATCGTTTTCACCCACCAGAAAGCGAGGAACTGCCATGGCCTACATCAATCCGCGCCATGCGGTTCCCAGCCTGGATGTGCAAATCGCGCTTGCAAACGGCAAGAAGGCTTCCGCGAAGCTGTCCGTGATGCCGTTGTATGATCCCGGTGATACCCGCACGAAGAGCTTTGCGTAA
- a CDS encoding M81 family metallopeptidase produces the protein MKLIIARISHETNTFSPLKTPISSFSPAWDAQAKIAAEGSATAMGAFLDFAKTRDAIVATPVFATAYPSGIVCDDAFEQMANAVVLAVQGGCDGILLDLHGAMVTESYDDGEGELLDRLRRLAPGVPIGVALDLHANISQRLVANADIVIGFRTYPHVDMYETGERVARLFARLLDGEDHVRNTFCHIPLLASTLCMDTRTPGAMKRALDAAREMERKDEILAVSVFGGFPLADIPDAGMSVGGFRISPCGRGCSGGDCA, from the coding sequence ATGAAACTCATCATCGCGCGCATAAGCCACGAAACGAATACATTTTCGCCCTTGAAGACGCCTATTTCGTCATTTTCTCCCGCTTGGGATGCTCAGGCAAAAATTGCAGCCGAAGGATCCGCTACCGCGATGGGAGCATTTCTCGACTTCGCAAAAACAAGAGATGCGATCGTTGCGACTCCCGTGTTCGCGACGGCGTATCCCAGCGGTATCGTGTGCGATGATGCGTTCGAGCAGATGGCGAATGCTGTCGTTTTGGCTGTTCAGGGCGGATGTGATGGAATTCTGCTCGATTTGCATGGTGCAATGGTTACGGAAAGTTACGACGATGGTGAAGGCGAATTGCTTGACCGTTTGAGGAGACTGGCGCCTGGCGTGCCTATCGGAGTCGCATTAGATTTGCATGCTAATATATCCCAGCGATTGGTGGCGAACGCAGATATCGTGATAGGATTTAGGACATATCCCCATGTCGACATGTACGAGACTGGAGAGCGGGTGGCCCGCTTATTTGCGCGCTTGTTGGATGGGGAGGACCATGTCCGCAATACGTTCTGTCATATTCCACTTCTGGCTAGTACCTTGTGCATGGATACCCGTACGCCGGGAGCCATGAAACGTGCGCTGGACGCCGCCAGGGAGATGGAACGAAAAGACGAAATATTGGCAGTCTCTGTCTTTGGCGGGTTTCCGTTGGCGGATATCCCTGACGCCGGAATGTCAGTCGGTGGTTTCCGAATTAGCCCCTGTGGGCGAGGCTGCAGCGGAGGAGATTGCGCGTAA
- a CDS encoding MlrC C-terminal domain-containing protein, producing the protein MGEAAAEEIARKIWDDRANFIYEEEQPTSSLQRALALPSSKGPVLLLDHGDNCMSGGTCDTMHVLKKALEMGATSILAGPIADPQAVAFMAAAGIGEKVSLSIGNRWDSDYAPLQLDGIVRSLGDGNYTISAPTYTGMSCSMGKTGVFETKEATILVSEKPHEPWDLGIFSTNGLNPSDFRFILLKSRMYCRPVFEAITQATIECASPGVTSSNLSNFLFNKLGKQTYPIENFEWLASVWTND; encoded by the coding sequence GTGGGCGAGGCTGCAGCGGAGGAGATTGCGCGTAAAATTTGGGACGATCGAGCAAACTTCATCTATGAGGAAGAGCAACCAACTTCATCTCTTCAAAGGGCCCTCGCCTTGCCTTCCAGCAAGGGTCCTGTGCTGCTGCTTGATCATGGTGATAACTGTATGTCCGGTGGAACATGCGATACGATGCATGTGTTGAAGAAAGCGTTGGAGATGGGGGCTACCAGCATTCTGGCTGGCCCTATAGCCGACCCTCAAGCGGTTGCTTTTATGGCGGCGGCGGGAATCGGAGAAAAAGTTTCACTTTCTATTGGTAATCGCTGGGATTCTGATTACGCGCCTTTACAACTGGACGGTATTGTCAGGTCTCTTGGCGACGGAAATTATACGATTTCTGCCCCCACTTACACGGGCATGAGCTGCTCCATGGGTAAAACAGGCGTCTTTGAGACTAAGGAAGCTACTATTCTAGTAAGCGAGAAGCCTCATGAGCCGTGGGATCTCGGGATATTTTCAACAAACGGGCTAAATCCGTCTGATTTTCGATTTATTCTTCTAAAATCGCGTATGTATTGTCGGCCAGTCTTCGAGGCGATAACACAGGCAACAATCGAATGCGCAAGTCCCGGAGTGACAAGTTCAAATTTGAGTAATTTTTTGTTCAATAAGCTCGGCAAACAAACTTATCCGATCGAAAACTTTGAATGGTTGGCTTCAGTATGGACGAATGATTGA
- a CDS encoding IS5 family transposase, giving the protein MRGQAGFWDIDERYARLSEAGDPLEKLNAVVPWEVFRKPLAKALKRSDGAKGGRPPYDAVLMFKIMVLQALYSLSDDQAEFQIQDRLSFMRFLGLGLGDRVPDAKTIWLFREHLTQARAVENLFARFDKHLTRAGYLAMGGQIVDATIVAAPKQRNTDAEKADIKAGKIPDEWKDKPAKLRQKDRDARWTVKFSKAKAAEDGKPQPRDIAIPAFGYKNHASIDRRHGLIRGWNVTSAAAYDGAQLRNVLDKNNTSSTVWADTAYRSKKNEEWLEKNGYVSDIHQKKPKGRPMSEATSRANGRRSKTRAFVEHVFAQQKSRMGLFVRTIGIARARTKIGMANLAYNLTRFVWHEGRTASA; this is encoded by the coding sequence ATGCGGGGACAGGCCGGGTTTTGGGACATTGACGAGCGGTATGCTCGACTGAGCGAGGCGGGCGATCCTCTGGAAAAGCTGAACGCGGTGGTGCCATGGGAGGTTTTCCGAAAGCCGTTGGCCAAGGCGCTGAAACGCTCCGACGGCGCCAAGGGCGGCAGGCCGCCCTACGATGCGGTGCTGATGTTCAAGATCATGGTGTTGCAGGCGCTTTACAGTCTGTCGGATGATCAGGCCGAATTCCAGATCCAGGATCGGCTCTCGTTCATGCGTTTTCTCGGGTTGGGGCTGGGCGATCGCGTGCCTGATGCCAAGACGATCTGGCTGTTCCGCGAGCATCTCACACAAGCCCGCGCGGTGGAGAACCTGTTCGCCCGTTTCGACAAGCACCTCACCAGGGCCGGCTATCTTGCCATGGGCGGTCAGATTGTCGACGCCACCATCGTGGCGGCGCCGAAGCAGCGAAACACCGATGCCGAGAAGGCCGACATCAAAGCGGGCAAGATACCGGACGAGTGGAAAGACAAGCCCGCGAAGCTGCGCCAGAAGGATCGCGATGCGCGTTGGACGGTGAAGTTCTCGAAGGCCAAGGCGGCCGAGGATGGAAAGCCGCAACCGCGCGACATCGCCATTCCCGCCTTCGGTTACAAGAACCATGCCTCGATCGATCGCCGGCACGGCCTCATCCGTGGCTGGAATGTCACCAGCGCGGCGGCCTATGACGGCGCCCAGCTCCGCAATGTGCTCGACAAGAACAACACCAGTTCGACGGTCTGGGCCGACACGGCTTATCGCTCGAAGAAGAACGAGGAGTGGCTGGAGAAGAACGGCTACGTTTCCGACATTCATCAGAAGAAGCCGAAAGGTCGGCCGATGAGCGAGGCGACGTCGCGGGCCAATGGTCGGAGATCGAAAACCCGCGCATTCGTCGAGCACGTCTTCGCCCAGCAGAAGTCCAGGATGGGCCTGTTCGTCCGCACCATCGGTATCGCCCGCGCCAGAACCAAGATCGGCATGGCCAATCTCGCCTACAATCTCACCCGCTTCGTCTGGCACGAGGGGCGAACTGCGTCCGCATGA
- the folD gene encoding bifunctional methylenetetrahydrofolate dehydrogenase/methenyltetrahydrofolate cyclohydrolase FolD yields the protein MASVIDGKVVAADVVAKVKAEADKLIAETGVVPGIAVVIVGHDPASQVYVASKGKKAKECGFNSIEHALPAETSEEELVAVVEKLNADPAIHGILVQLPLPGHIDSGRIIQTIAPEKDVDGFHFINVGKLGTGELDTAFVPCTPAGSMLLIERALGRDLSGLSAVVVGRSNIVGKPMANLLLNANATVTIAHSRTKDLPGLCRSADILVAAVGRPEMIKGDWVKPGATVIDVGINRLPADANGKARLVGDVAYDEAATNAGSITPVPGGVGPMTIALLMANTVISASRAAGRALSLGDS from the coding sequence ATGGCTTCTGTAATAGACGGCAAGGTTGTAGCGGCGGATGTGGTTGCCAAGGTTAAGGCTGAGGCGGACAAGCTTATCGCCGAGACGGGCGTTGTGCCCGGCATTGCGGTGGTCATCGTCGGCCATGATCCTGCCAGCCAGGTCTATGTCGCGTCGAAGGGCAAGAAGGCCAAGGAATGCGGCTTCAACTCGATCGAACATGCGCTGCCGGCTGAAACCAGCGAGGAAGAGCTGGTGGCGGTGGTCGAGAAGCTGAATGCCGATCCGGCCATCCACGGCATCCTCGTGCAGTTGCCGCTGCCGGGCCACATCGATTCCGGCCGCATCATCCAGACGATCGCGCCGGAAAAGGACGTCGACGGCTTCCACTTCATCAATGTCGGCAAGCTCGGCACCGGCGAACTGGACACCGCCTTCGTGCCGTGCACGCCGGCCGGCTCGATGCTTTTGATCGAACGCGCGCTTGGCCGCGATCTGTCGGGGCTGAGCGCGGTCGTGGTCGGCCGCTCCAACATAGTCGGCAAGCCGATGGCCAATCTGTTGCTCAACGCCAATGCCACGGTGACGATCGCGCACAGCCGCACCAAGGATCTGCCAGGCCTGTGCCGCAGCGCCGATATCCTGGTTGCCGCCGTTGGTCGTCCCGAGATGATCAAGGGCGACTGGGTCAAGCCAGGCGCCACTGTCATCGACGTCGGTATCAACCGCTTGCCGGCGGACGCCAACGGCAAAGCGCGGCTTGTCGGCGACGTTGCCTATGACGAGGCCGCGACCAATGCCGGTTCGATCACCCCGGTGCCGGGCGGCGTCGGTCCTATGACCATCGCACTCCTGATGGCCAACACCGTCATCTCCGCTTCCCGCGCCGCGGGGCGGGCCTTATCTCTTGGCGATAGCTGA
- a CDS encoding IS3 family transposase (programmed frameshift), giving the protein MARKNYTAEQIIGMLREAEVRLSQGEKTGSICRGLGISEQSYYRWRREYGGLKVTQAARLKALEKENARLRKAVSNLTLDALILKEGCRGKVLSPSRRRAGVAHARAVFGVTERRACRVVGQHRSTQRRCLRPRSDEKRLTADIVRLASIYGRYGYRRITALLRQEGWTVNAKRVERIWRREGLKVPHRQPKRGRLWLNDGSCTRLRPTHRGHVWSYDFVADRTHDGKAFRMLTVIDEFSRECLAIHVQRQIKSDDVLAILAQLFTRHGPPEHIRSDNGSEFTATAVREWLGRIGVKTLYIEPGSPWENGYCESFNGKLRDELLNGEIFYTLKEAQIVIENWRRHYNTVRPHSSLGYLPPAPESILPRAATMIYAPPRSANLGDHNRRNSNLSGGPP; this is encoded by the exons ATGGCACGGAAGAACTATACTGCCGAGCAGATCATCGGGATGTTGCGAGAAGCGGAGGTCCGGCTTTCGCAAGGCGAGAAGACCGGTTCGATCTGCCGGGGTCTTGGGATATCGGAACAGAGCTACTATCGCTGGCGTCGAGAGTATGGTGGCCTGAAGGTGACCCAGGCAGCACGACTGAAAGCTCTGGAGAAGGAGAACGCCCGGCTCAGGAAGGCGGTCTCCAACCTGACGCTGGATGCTCTGATCCTGAAGGAGG GTTGTCGAGGGAAAGTACTAAGCCCTTCGCGACGTCGTGCTGGCGTTGCCCATGCGCGTGCGGTGTTCGGTGTTACCGAGCGCCGTGCATGCCGGGTGGTTGGCCAGCACCGTTCGACCCAGCGCCGGTGTTTGCGGCCCCGCTCCGACGAGAAGCGCCTGACGGCGGATATTGTCAGACTGGCCTCGATCTACGGTCGCTATGGATACCGCCGCATCACCGCTCTGCTTCGACAGGAAGGATGGACGGTGAATGCCAAGCGGGTCGAGCGGATCTGGCGTCGCGAAGGGCTGAAAGTGCCGCATAGACAGCCGAAGCGCGGCCGTTTGTGGCTTAACGACGGGTCGTGCACCCGGCTTCGGCCGACCCACCGCGGCCACGTCTGGAGCTACGACTTCGTTGCCGATCGCACTCATGACGGCAAGGCCTTCCGGATGCTGACTGTCATTGATGAGTTCAGCCGCGAGTGCCTGGCCATCCATGTTCAGCGCCAGATCAAAAGCGACGATGTCCTGGCGATACTAGCCCAACTGTTCACCAGGCATGGTCCGCCAGAGCATATCCGGTCCGACAATGGCAGCGAATTTACCGCCACGGCCGTTCGCGAATGGCTTGGCCGCATCGGTGTGAAGACACTCTACATCGAACCCGGCTCGCCCTGGGAAAACGGATACTGCGAGAGCTTCAATGGCAAGCTGCGCGATGAACTGCTCAACGGTGAAATCTTCTACACGCTGAAGGAGGCACAGATCGTGATCGAGAACTGGCGTCGGCACTACAACACTGTCAGGCCGCACAGCTCGCTCGGCTATCTCCCGCCAGCTCCGGAAAGCATCTTGCCCCGCGCCGCTACAATGATCTACGCTCCGCCCCGGTCAGCCAATCTCGGCGACCATAACCGCCGGAACTCTAACTTATCCGGTGGACCTCCCTAA
- a CDS encoding P1 family peptidase, whose amino-acid sequence MTDQADLTIRTGPTGPVLEFDFPSMYIGTAEYPDGPTGATVFWFPNKAVGTVDVRGGAPGSYNLDWLRQGHDFPNLDAITISGGSWYGLGTAAGVAAALKDNAHRSGHWNNLATVAGAIIYDYGLRRLTPYHPDDRLGRAALSAARPGVFPLGAQGAGRNTMQGAYFGLWLHSGQGGAFAQVGETKIATFSVVNSVGVVVDRSGAVVAGAQLLPENAKHIDKLLAQIPNELYSDRNSIMGRRRRVGNPANTTISAVVTNQKLTYAELNRLAVQVHTSMGRMIQPLGTVNDGDILFAVSTAEIENPGLHPTDLAVVASETMWSAVLNSIPHIDPYSTTETTIFEPAELSQTFKFGTEGLVEVRQTGNNLTLRSIGECSIFGIEPGETLVSAGREANSFLFASEILQRIAFKRDSDGKVMLVLNPGNWQQIGKILKA is encoded by the coding sequence TTGACTGACCAGGCAGATCTCACCATCCGGACCGGACCGACAGGCCCAGTTCTGGAATTTGATTTTCCCTCTATGTATATCGGTACCGCCGAATATCCTGATGGCCCTACGGGCGCAACGGTATTCTGGTTTCCTAATAAAGCTGTTGGCACCGTCGATGTTCGTGGGGGTGCGCCAGGTTCCTACAATCTCGATTGGCTTCGCCAAGGACACGATTTTCCCAACCTCGATGCTATTACGATTTCAGGCGGATCCTGGTATGGCCTTGGCACCGCCGCTGGTGTGGCGGCTGCTTTAAAGGACAACGCTCATCGTTCCGGGCACTGGAATAACCTGGCCACGGTCGCAGGCGCTATTATCTATGACTACGGTCTTCGTAGACTTACTCCTTATCATCCTGATGACAGACTGGGGCGAGCCGCGCTGTCAGCCGCTAGGCCTGGCGTGTTTCCGCTCGGCGCCCAAGGGGCCGGCAGAAATACTATGCAGGGCGCTTATTTCGGCCTTTGGCTTCATTCAGGACAGGGTGGTGCTTTTGCACAAGTGGGCGAGACCAAGATCGCAACCTTTTCTGTGGTCAACAGCGTAGGAGTGGTGGTCGACCGTTCGGGTGCGGTAGTCGCGGGCGCGCAACTCTTACCCGAGAACGCCAAGCATATCGATAAGCTGCTCGCGCAAATTCCGAACGAGCTTTACTCTGATCGCAACTCCATTATGGGAAGGCGTCGACGGGTCGGCAATCCCGCCAACACGACCATCAGCGCTGTGGTAACTAACCAAAAATTGACTTATGCCGAACTGAACCGTCTGGCCGTGCAGGTTCACACCTCCATGGGGCGGATGATACAGCCGCTCGGCACGGTTAATGACGGGGACATTCTTTTCGCGGTCTCAACGGCCGAGATAGAAAATCCGGGCCTTCATCCGACGGACTTGGCCGTCGTGGCATCCGAAACCATGTGGTCGGCCGTGTTGAATAGTATTCCCCATATCGACCCTTATAGCACTACTGAAACCACGATCTTCGAACCGGCTGAACTGTCACAGACATTCAAGTTCGGGACCGAAGGACTGGTCGAAGTCCGCCAAACTGGAAACAACCTCACTTTGAGATCTATTGGCGAGTGCAGCATTTTTGGGATTGAGCCTGGAGAAACACTAGTTTCAGCAGGCCGTGAAGCAAACAGTTTCCTTTTCGCGAGCGAAATTCTGCAACGAATCGCCTTCAAGCGTGACTCGGATGGAAAGGTTATGCTCGTTCTGAATCCAGGGAACTGGCAGCAGATTGGAAAAATTCTTAAAGCGTAG
- a CDS encoding formate--tetrahydrofolate ligase has product MAEVKSDISIARAAKKKPIQEVGAKIGIPSEHLLPYGHDKAKVSADFIKSVQKNKDGKLILVTAINPTPAGEGKTTTTVGLGDGLNRIGKKAVICIREASLGPNFGMKGGAAGGGYAQVVPMDDMNLHFTGDFHAITSAHNLLSALLDNHIYWGNELGIDTRRVVWRRVMDMNDRALREIVVSLGGVANGYPREAGFDITVASEVMAILCLAKDLKDLEKRLGDIIVAYKRDKSPVFARELKAHRAMAVLLKDAIQPNLVQTLENNPAFVHGGPFANIAHGCNSVMATTTALKLGEYVVTEAGFGADLGAEKFFDIKCRKAGLKPAAAVIVATVRAMKMNGGVKKEDLGPENVEAVKKGCPNLGRHIENVHQFGVPVVVAINHFYSDTDAEIAALKAYVKEQGAEAILCKHWAHGSAGIEELAKKVVEIAEGGASQFAPLYGDDLGLFDKIDTIVKRIYRGSEAIADKSIRDQLHQWEKQGYGNLPVCMAKTQYSFSTDPNLRGAPTGHTVPVREVRLAAGAGFVVAICGEIMTMPGLPSKPSSENIHLDDNGDIEGLS; this is encoded by the coding sequence ATGGCGGAAGTAAAGAGCGACATCTCGATAGCGCGCGCAGCGAAGAAGAAGCCGATCCAGGAGGTTGGCGCGAAGATCGGCATTCCGAGCGAGCATTTGCTGCCTTACGGGCATGACAAGGCCAAGGTCTCGGCCGACTTCATCAAGTCGGTGCAGAAGAACAAGGACGGCAAGCTGATCCTTGTGACGGCGATCAACCCGACGCCGGCTGGCGAAGGCAAGACGACGACGACGGTTGGCCTGGGCGACGGCTTGAACCGCATCGGCAAGAAGGCGGTGATCTGCATCCGCGAGGCCTCGCTCGGTCCGAACTTCGGCATGAAGGGCGGCGCTGCCGGCGGCGGCTATGCCCAGGTCGTGCCGATGGACGACATGAACCTGCACTTCACCGGCGACTTCCACGCCATCACCAGTGCGCACAACCTTCTGTCGGCGCTGCTCGACAACCACATCTACTGGGGTAACGAGCTCGGCATCGACACCCGCCGCGTGGTGTGGCGCCGCGTCATGGACATGAACGACCGCGCGCTGCGCGAGATCGTGGTGTCGCTGGGCGGCGTTGCCAACGGCTATCCGCGCGAGGCCGGCTTCGACATCACCGTTGCTTCGGAAGTCATGGCGATCCTGTGCCTTGCCAAGGACCTGAAGGACCTCGAAAAGCGCCTCGGCGACATCATCGTTGCCTACAAGCGCGACAAGAGCCCGGTGTTTGCGCGTGAACTGAAGGCGCACCGCGCCATGGCGGTTCTCCTGAAGGACGCCATCCAGCCGAACCTTGTGCAGACGCTGGAGAACAACCCGGCCTTCGTGCATGGCGGCCCGTTCGCCAACATCGCCCACGGCTGCAACTCGGTGATGGCCACCACCACCGCCTTGAAGCTCGGCGAATATGTCGTGACCGAGGCCGGCTTCGGCGCTGATCTCGGCGCGGAAAAATTCTTCGACATCAAGTGCCGCAAGGCTGGCCTGAAGCCTGCCGCCGCCGTCATCGTGGCCACCGTGCGCGCCATGAAGATGAATGGCGGGGTGAAGAAGGAGGACCTCGGGCCTGAGAATGTCGAGGCGGTGAAGAAGGGCTGCCCCAACCTTGGCCGCCACATCGAGAACGTGCACCAGTTCGGGGTTCCGGTGGTGGTTGCGATCAACCACTTCTATTCCGACACCGATGCCGAGATCGCGGCGCTGAAGGCCTATGTCAAGGAGCAGGGTGCGGAAGCGATCCTGTGCAAGCACTGGGCGCATGGCTCGGCCGGCATCGAGGAGCTTGCGAAGAAGGTGGTCGAGATCGCCGAGGGCGGGGCCTCGCAGTTCGCGCCGCTCTATGGCGACGACCTTGGCCTGTTCGACAAGATCGACACCATCGTCAAGCGCATCTACCGCGGTTCGGAGGCGATTGCCGACAAGTCGATCCGCGACCAGCTGCACCAGTGGGAGAAGCAGGGCTACGGCAATCTTCCGGTGTGCATGGCCAAGACGCAGTATTCGTTCTCGACCGATCCGAACCTGCGCGGTGCGCCGACCGGCCACACCGTTCCGGTGCGCGAGGTTCGCCTTGCCGCCGGCGCCGGCTTCGTCGTCGCCATCTGCGGCGAGATCATGACCATGCCGGGCCTGCCCTCCAAGCCGTCGTCCGAGAACATCCATCTCGACGACAATGGCGACATCGAAGGCCTGAGCTGA